The bacterium nucleotide sequence GGGCGCGGTAACGAAAGACGCCAGGAGATGCGCACCCGTTGCCGGTCCCTGGGATTGCCCCTGCACGACCTGGCCGAAGGTCAGAAAGAACTCCGCGCGGTCTTGACCCACGCGCATGAAGTTTGCGTAGGCGGCGGGCGGCAGGTTTGGGTTGGCCTCTTTGGGGTCCATCATTCGTCTCCTTTGCGATGTCCTTGGGTTTCAATTCGCCGGGGAACGAAGCGCTCGAGCGCGTCCTTCCCCTTCCAGATCGAGGTCTGATTGCGACCGTTGTTCTTGGATGCATAGAGCGCCTGGTCGGCCTGGTCGATCAACGTCGTGAGCGACTTGGCGCCGAACTGGATCGAAGCGACGCCGAAGCTCGCGGTGATGGGTACGCGCGCGAAGCCGGGCGAGTCGATTCGTCCGCGAATACGCTCTGCCGTCGCGGCCGCACCCAAGACATCGGTGTCCTGAAGCACCAGGCAGAACTCCTCGCCGCCGTAACGGCAGACGTTGTCATCGGAGCGCACTTCGTTCATCAAGGCTTCAGATACGCGTCGAATGACTTCGTCGCCGACCTGATGTCCGTGCTCGTCGTTCACTTTCTTGAAGAAATCGATGTCGACCATCACGCAACAGACCTGTCGATCAATGCCCTCGCCAAACTCGCCGCCGAAGCGCTCCATGAAGAAGCGTCGGTTAGATGCGCCCGTCAATGGGTCGTGGTGGGCCAGGAATCCCAGTTCCTTGTTCTGTTCCTTGATCTCTTCCTGCGACTTTTCGAGCGTCGCGAGGGCTTCTTCCAGTTCTTGCGTCTTGCGCTCCAGCTCCGTCACGTCATCGAATGTTGCGATCACACCCTTGGCGCGATCCCAGCCGTCGAGCACTGGCGAGCAGCGGGCCACCAGTGAGCGCTGTTCGCCGAGTACGTCCTCGAGGATGACCTTCGCTTCGATAGTCTTGGAGCCCTCCATCGCTTCGACCCAGGGCATGCGGTAGTTGCTGTCGCAGCGAGTCCACTCGAGCGTGGACGCGCGTCTGCCCATCAGCGCCGAGGCGCGTTCGCCGAACGTCTCCACGAACGCGGCGTTTGCGAGCACGATCCGCTCGCTCTGGTCGAGCAGCAGCACGCCGCCGGCCATCGCATCGAGTGCTCCTTGGACGCGGGCGGGAATAACCGAGGACGGGTCAAGGTGTTTCAGTGCGCGTCGCATGTAGCCCAGGTATGCGAAGAAGCCGGTCGCAGCCATGATGGCGAGTAGGCGCACGAGCGGTCGCTGCCACAAGGCTTCTAACGGCCCGCGGGCTGCAACATCGCGAAAGCGCACTTCGAGATCGGCCCACGGCTTGCCGTTGCGCAACATGGGGAGGGCGACGTGCGTCGCATTGGATTCCTTTTCGAGATCCGGACCCCACGCAGTTGCGTGATCTCCAGAAGTCACCATCAGGCGACCCGCGTTCGAGCGAAGTGCGGCGGACAAGACCTCATCGTTTCGTTCCACGGCCATGTACAGCGCCGCGCGGATCGAAT carries:
- a CDS encoding DUF3467 domain-containing protein produces the protein MDPKEANPNLPPAAYANFMRVGQDRAEFFLTFGQVVQGQSQGPATGAHLLASFVTAPAHAKAMAKALADAVARYEANFGEIILPAAPQPASNGTAPPARARRA
- a CDS encoding GGDEF domain-containing protein, with the translated sequence MNGFSPLIRVSLGLVLVTCSILVILDLAGFMPAETDQRMEARIQLCETLAAQAAAAAGSDDLNSIRAALYMAVERNDEVLSAALRSNAGRLMVTSGDHATAWGPDLEKESNATHVALPMLRNGKPWADLEVRFRDVAARGPLEALWQRPLVRLLAIMAATGFFAYLGYMRRALKHLDPSSVIPARVQGALDAMAGGVLLLDQSERIVLANAAFVETFGERASALMGRRASTLEWTRCDSNYRMPWVEAMEGSKTIEAKVILEDVLGEQRSLVARCSPVLDGWDRAKGVIATFDDVTELERKTQELEEALATLEKSQEEIKEQNKELGFLAHHDPLTGASNRRFFMERFGGEFGEGIDRQVCCVMVDIDFFKKVNDEHGHQVGDEVIRRVSEALMNEVRSDDNVCRYGGEEFCLVLQDTDVLGAAATAERIRGRIDSPGFARVPITASFGVASIQFGAKSLTTLIDQADQALYASKNNGRNQTSIWKGKDALERFVPRRIETQGHRKGDE